From Thiohalorhabdus denitrificans, the proteins below share one genomic window:
- a CDS encoding ImmA/IrrE family metallo-endopeptidase: MAEEEHDPRNLLSQLFEQARIYERGKDYKELLDFVVRLRNFAPFNSMLLHIQRPGLKYAASAKDWADRFERGVKEDARPLLILWPFGPVALVFDVDDTFGGKELPKDVAKAFRAHGTLGEDELQKKFEILENKRIFVKGVDHADGSAGYIWKEPLAEREKEEYIYPLRINKNHKNSVQFSTLIHELGHLFLGHLGGDEKLKIKDRSYLGYREREIEAESVSYIVCKRCGVTPESEKYLLGLINSDFSFGSLDVYPIFKAAGRVETELGYAPQMNLGVDK; the protein is encoded by the coding sequence TTGGCAGAAGAGGAGCACGATCCCAGAAATCTGCTTTCCCAACTGTTTGAGCAGGCTAGGATTTATGAAAGAGGGAAAGATTATAAGGAGCTATTGGATTTTGTCGTTAGGTTAAGGAATTTTGCTCCTTTTAATTCGATGTTGCTTCATATCCAAAGGCCGGGTCTAAAGTATGCCGCCTCGGCGAAAGATTGGGCTGATCGGTTTGAAAGGGGCGTCAAGGAGGATGCTCGTCCCTTACTCATACTTTGGCCGTTTGGCCCCGTTGCACTTGTCTTTGATGTGGATGACACCTTTGGGGGTAAGGAGCTTCCCAAGGATGTTGCCAAGGCCTTCCGAGCCCATGGGACACTGGGCGAGGACGAGCTACAGAAAAAGTTTGAAATTCTTGAAAACAAGCGGATTTTTGTTAAGGGTGTTGATCATGCGGATGGGAGTGCCGGTTATATATGGAAAGAGCCTTTGGCTGAAAGAGAAAAAGAAGAGTATATCTACCCATTACGTATAAACAAAAACCACAAAAATAGTGTTCAATTTTCCACCTTAATCCATGAGCTTGGTCACCTGTTTTTGGGTCATCTAGGGGGCGATGAGAAGCTAAAGATTAAGGACCGATCTTATCTGGGATACCGCGAAAGGGAAATCGAAGCGGAGTCTGTTTCTTATATCGTTTGCAAACGGTGCGGAGTTACCCCGGAATCCGAAAAATATTTGTTGGGACTGATAAATTCTGATTTTTCTTTTGGGTCTTTGGACGTTTATCCGATTTTTAAAGCCGCTGGCAGGGTTGAAACAGAATTAGGGTATGCCCCCCAAATGAATTTGGGGGTTGATAAGTAG